GCGGGCGGTGGAGACATTGATGGTCAGAATGGAGCGGGTGCTCATCACTGTCATGGATGCCCTGGAGAGGAGGTCCTCTGACAGGTGCACTACCACCTGACCGGGGGGGttggccgggggggtggggatgagaGATGTTTGTCCTGAACACCATGTTCCCACCTCCATCCTCCAAATAACCCTCATACCTTCAGTTACATCTGTAAACCTGTCCcagcacacacgaacacacacacacacacacacagacatgcacagacacgcacacacacagacatgcacacacgcacgcacatgcacacacacacacacacacacacacacatgcatacatacgcacacacacagaccgcgcacgcacacacacacgcacactcctcACCTCTCCCACACAACCCTCCTTCTCCATGTACTTCTTGACATAACTCTTGATTCTGTTTTTGGGGAGAAGGCTCCCCCCGGTGGCCAGCTCAAACTTCTCATAGCTGCTGTACCTACGCAGGGCCTGCTCCAAGATCCGCACCGCCTGGAACACAGGGAGGAGCCTGTTACCACGGAAACCCTGTGTCACCAAGGGGCCCGAGGCTCAGGTCCACAGAGGTCATTCAGTATTAGCTGTGCCTTAGACCTGTGTATTAACAATGTCTTACCTGTGATATGCACCTGGGTCATGAACCACATGTATTACCTGTGCTACAAAGCTGTGCATTGCCTGTGCTCTAAAGCTGTGCATTACCTGTGCTATATAGCTGTGCATTACCTGTGCTATAAAGGTGTGTATTACCTGTGCTATACATCTGTGCATTACCTGTGTTATAAAGGTGTGTATTACCTGTGCTATACAGCTCTGCATTACCTGTGTTATAAAGGTGTGTATTACCTGTGCTATACAGCTCTGCATTACCTGTGTTATAAAGGTGTGCATTGCCTGTGCTATACAGCTGTTCATTACCTGTGCTATAAAGCTGTGCATTACCTGTGTTATAAAGGTGTGTATTACCTGTGCTATAAAGCTGTGCATTATCTGTGCTATAAAGGTGTGTATTACCTGTGCTATACAGCTGTGCATTACCTGTGTTATAAAGGTGTGTATTACCTGTGCTATACAGCTGTGCATTACCTGTGTTATAAAGGTGTGTATTACCTGTGCTATACAGCTCTGCATTACCTGTGTTATAAAGGTGTGTATTACCTGTGCTATACAGCTGTGCATTACCTGTGTTATAAAGGTGTGTATTGCCTGTGCTATACAGCTGTGCATTACCTGTGCTATAAGGCTGTGCATTACCTGTGCTATAAAGCTGTGCATTACCTGTGCTATAAAGCTGTCCATTACCTGTGTTATAAAGGTGTGCATTACCTGTGCTATAAAGCTGTGCATTACCTGTGTTATAAAGGTGTGCATTACCTGTGCTATACAGCTCTGCATTACCTGTGTTATAAAGGTGTGTATTGCCTGTGCTATACAGCTGTGCATTACCTGTGTTATAAAGGTGTGTATTGCCTGTGCTATAAAGCTGTTCATTACCTGTGCTATAAAGCTGTGCATTACCTGTGTGAGGAAGCGATTGGAGGCCGTGTTGTAGCGCTCCAGCATGGCTGAGGAGACTGGGTGGCTGTACTCAAAGTGCGGGTTGTAGGTGAAGTCGGACAGGAAGAACTTGGCCTTCTCCTGCTCGAGGTTGCAGGGCTTGACCGTGGCGAAGACGCAAGGCTTCCTGAAGCCGGCCTCCACCTCgctctccacccccccttcccccagcaaGGGCAGGTCCACGCAGAGCGCTGAAAACCGGGTTGCCAGGGAGATCCCCGTCACCGTCAGGTCATTGCCACTGTGCCTGAGGGTGTGGGCTGAGCCACAACTGGCACTGCTCAGCAGGGACTGTGTAGCCGCCCTGAGCTTTCTCTGTGATGTGCACGTGGGGTTCATGGCAGCCACCCTGCACTTTATTTCTCCCTCcaactcctcttcctcctcatccctccctcccacctgcTTGTTCAGCAGGGGCCTGTTGTGGCAGCCGGTCTCTGCAGCCAAGAAGTCCAACAGCGCACAGCTGCCGGGCTCCTCCTTTACCGCGAACACCTGGCGCAACGGCCTCTCCATCGGGTGGTGCAGCTCCTCCTCGCGCTGCTCCAGGTCTGCCTAGAGGGGGCAcgtttctgagagagagatagagagattcTCACAGGGGGGCAGTTGAGATTTGATGgattaaaaaatttgaatttcaattgCAAATACCAATCAGCGGTTTTACGGGCATGACGAACACTTCAGTGTATGCAGTCTATGAGCTAGTATTCCCTGAACACGTACATAATGACGACACAACAGCACGAgatcactaaaaaaaaataataagttgTGTGACAGTGGTATTGGCAGAACGAGTGAATTTCAGTGTCTGTAGTAGCAGTAAGTGCTACGTGTATTTTAGTACTTATTTCCAAATAGTTATTTCCAGATTCTTCCTGCAACTTCAAGCGCATTAACAGCGATCTCCAAGGCATCGCTAATCCGACTTGTTTGTCGGCTCGTCTCTTCCTCCTACACACTTGTAATTTACAGTGCAAATAAAGTAACTGTGGAACATCTCTCACCGTGCTATGCATCGAATAGTTTAGTATTTAAAATACTTCCTTTAATTAGCCATTGAGGGAAATAGTGATATATGTACCTACCAGTTACTTTTATTAATTCGAACATTAATTTCGGTCACCATGAAACAATCTAGGTTCTTTCGctattttagctagctagctaactgtctTGTCGTGTCTTACGGTGAACAGATCAGTTTTTTATACGGAGAGCGCAAGCTTGCCAAGCAACTCTGAACTTTGCGTTGAAGCCAATGTGCGACTGGGAGGCAAGTCCAGCGCGCGAGTGGGAATATATACAGTCTATGGAATATACGCGTCCGCTGTTGCCGAGCCAATCACAATGACGTCACAGTCCCTTTCCGAAGTGCGCCCAGTAAAACGTTTGCTGATGTTGTTTTCAGATAAGCGGAAAAGGCCGTGCAGACCGACTCCGTGTTCTTGTATTTCTCGATGGTCCCCACTCTTTAACTGATAAGTTAAATATTCGTGGCATGCGGTCTGACTGGCTATGTCTGACCATTTTCCATTGCAGGAAGGACGTGTACCTATGTACAAACAGCGCAACCTTATCTGTCCACATAAAGAGCAAGTTACTCAGGACTTATGACATCTTTGATAGAACTCTATACATCATCTTGATCATAAAACCTGCTGACCGCTTCAGGACAGCTGTGGCTGTAGCTACCAATGACGAGCTAACATGGTCAATGTGTTCCTAAAAAACCTAACATACTCGTCTAACTAGATTTTGGCCCTGGTGACTGGTGAGAGACATACTTTGAAATTATTGAATATTTGCGATATGTAATTAGTTTTGCACTAGAAGAAGTGGATTGTgaacagcatttatttatttattttggacagATTACAGTCCTGGGCTATGTTATCCTGCATTCTTAAAGAGATACTTGTTAAAGGAAAGCAAATGTACCCTAATGGATGCAAGTTTGCTGTTTCCCTAAACATTACATGTGATTTTCCTGAGCCTGGTCGAAATGCACACTCTGTTCTCAGACCAGGTGCATGGTGGCACAGTGGTACACTATAGTTTCCTCCCACggtggtttcctcccacagtcctgGTAGGCAGGTAGTGCGAATTTGAAACTTTAAAATACTcataggtatgagtgcgtgAATGAATggcgtgtgtgttctgcagcctgtccatggtgtattcctacctcttgCCCCTGCGACCCTGCACAGGATATGCAGGCAAGGTAATGGATGGATACACTCACGTGCAAGGAATTCTTACAAGGGCAAAACCTTAGAACACAGTGCAAAATACAACTGGACACAAATTACAAGGTGACACATAATTCTATTATCCGTACAGTAGGCATTTATCATGTTGCAGTACCCCTATTTTGCAAAAAGTTAATTACAAGCCCAGGGAAAAGGACACATAACATAATGCCCAatacaaagacatgcagtttAGATCAGATTTTCAAATTGACATTGTAGCAGTAAAGGTGAAAATGGGAATAAAAATACTTGTGTTTTTGGGCAAAGTGTTATTCCCAGCCTCAGAAGTGTTGTGCAGACTGTATATTAACAAAATCCGGTACATGGAGCAAGAAGTGTGCTGAATAAGTGTGACTCATCACACTTCACATTTCCAAACACgttgatacattttaaatttaaaactggACAAAAATTCAGTTTGTACACATCAAGAACAAATACAGTACCCACAATATGGTTTTAACACCATCAGCTCTTACACAAAATacctgtttgttgtttttgtctttaaagAGGACCAGATCCGTATCCACATCGCAGGCATTCATTAGCATGATagtaaaacattgcatttatatagcacttttctagatgctcagagtgctttacagtgatcagggggaactcacctcatccaccaccaatgtgtaacacccacctgggtgatgcacggcagccattttgcgccagaatgctcaccacacatcagctaaggGAGAGAGCAATttttaactaattaaatgaggggacgattaggtggcaggttgaagGCCACGTTGCTAATTTAGCTAGGACACCGGAGAACCCCATACTCATTGGGTGTCAttgggtctttaatgaccagaGTGAgttggtttaacgtctcatccgaaagaaaatgaattgtcatttgtttcaaattaacgtctcatccgagtATGAGACAACTgacaattaatattttctatAGACCGAAGACATAACGTCAAAATCTCATTCATCAGACGTACGTGCTGACATGTTGCCATTATATCAATAATATCCGAAATACATCTGAAATATAAAGGGGTTAACTCACTAACCGACTATTTGCAGGGTGAGACTGTCCCATATTAGAAAGCTATATTTTCTAATTATAGCCATAGGTCAAAAGCATTGATTTAAAACTCATATAAACGCTGTTAACGTGCAACTGAAGGTATCAAACGAAGAAAAGTATGACGACAAGAACAAGGAAACTGGCATCAcgataataataaatgtaaaaaggagTTATTCACGAAAAATGAAGTAATTTCATATCACGTGCTCATAAACATGTTTACGGTTTGTTTGAGCAAATCAGAAAAGTGGGAAGGCACTATAATACAATTCCGTAATTTCATAGGTCGTTCTTTCTGCCAACCACTTTGTCACGTGACAACTCCTTCTGGCGCCTGCGCAATGAACTGCAGCGCTGAAATTCAAATTTTGAACAGATGTTTGCGtggagcagggaggggaaaCAACGCCTTTGCTCGATTGGAGAAGTTGAACAGTGAGACGAATAAGGAGGTCGCACAGGTCTAAATATTAGTCGGGAATGGATCCATTTACCGAGGTAagatttgtttaataaaattgACGGTAATTAGTTAACATTAGTTTATTTTTGACAGTATATAGTGTGTTTCAACCGACCCATGCCACGCAGTAGCGTTGTAGCTAGGTAGCATCATTGCCAAGCTAAGTTAAATGGCTTATGCCGTGCATTTGAGAAACCAACTGAGTTATTATTTGTTCTACTAGTATGGCTGTTATGAACGGACGCGCTACTTTATTGAGGTGTTGGGAAATGTGTTGTCTTGGTGCTAAACTAAATTTGTTTTGATCGCTGCAAATCTAGCTGGCCTGCTGGTGAACGTTGGCTAGTTTGCTAATCTAGGCATGCTAATCAATTTGATGGTATAGCCGGTTTTGCGAAACTTTTCGATGTAACAAAACTAGCGCTATGCTAGCGTTACCTTGCTGGTATATAAACCTTCGTATGGTGTTTGTTACTATGTTAGACTTAGctaccatagactgtataaaaatagctACCAAATTTAACGTTGCAGTTCCGTTACACTGAACATATTCTAGCTATCGATGCCAACCCATCTTATAactgttagctaacgttacctttGTAAACTTATGATTATCTAACTGACTCGTCTTACAATTAAGTTAATTGGATAgctaaaaaataacattaagttAGGCTCACAAAGAGTCAGAATTTTCCGCCATGCTAATTTGCATGACCAGTCCTTCAGATATGTCCGCTCGCCCTGTCCGGAAAGCTATCAGACTGAAAAGCAAGCGATCATGTATTCCCATAGGGAGTTTCCCGTCGGTTGATCGCTTCTAGCTCTATTCTTCCTCCTCTAAAGGATCAAGCAGCGCCAAATCGCTGGACATTTTAGCATTAGTATCAACAAAATTGTTTAGGTCAACGTGCACAGCTGATGGGGTCCAGGAGCCCCGAAGCACTTCCATAATTGGTAGTGAATGTGCAGCTTTCACACCAACAGCGGAATCTGGGACGCGTGCCAGCTGTAGCACTGTTAGAAACATGCGATGACAAGATggaaatttgaatgtttttcaaaaaatggtgCGGaccttttttttcatggtaTCAAGCTGTAAATAACAAGACTTATTTCTAGCTAGATTCCATGCATGCTGCATCATCAAATACCAATGCATGTATATCCATTGAACGTTAACCCTAACTTTGGGCTTTGTTTTCGGATTGGTCGCACAGCAAAAGCATTGGTCACACAGCAAAAGTTGAATCATCTGCAGCGTAGGAACTAGGATATTCTTGATGACGattaattttttgtaattagttatTTTGCTGCTTGGACTCCAAGCTGCCTCACTTCCAATGGGCGTTTTGGAAAAAGCGTCTCGTCGAGCCGGTAGGATTTGAGTTTTAGGGACATGACGTCACCACGCCCATTCCACAGCCGTGACACCCACACCTCAAACTGACATTTCCACACTGCCTTGTGAACTAGCCCGCGGAAAAATCAGTAATGTCCTTTTTTCCCTCCAGCTCCTTCGAGCACGGCTGTAAATCTTTGGGCTGCTGTGTGTAGACCtgcagatgtttttatttgaaaggaGAGCGAGGCATGCTGGTCCCTTTTTCCACAAAGTCTGTTTTTAACTGTACGTTCTGTAGCCTACATTTGGGTAATTTTAATGGAATGCATGCCCTGTCACATATACAAGGATATTGTGGTTGAATTTAACAGAGGTGTGACTCAAATTGGCTTAAACTGAGTATGTTTTAGCACTTATTTGCAGATTGCAGACTCTGTCGTTTCTTGCTTTTGCTCAGCACTTAATTTATCTTAAGGTAGCCTTTGATTGCAGTTAGCTGTCCTAACTTgctttcttgggtctgaactggttaGAGTTTATCGAGTGAAAGCCAGCAACGCTCTAGACCAGGTTAGGTTATTGACCCTGGGTTGAGCTCGTTAGCAGCTGGTTAGCAACCAGGCTTGGCTGTTAGGCAgcaggtttagggttagggttagacccTGGGGCTCTGCCAGACCAGGTTTAGGCAGACCTGGTTTAGGCAGACCAGGCTTAGGCAGACCTGGTTTAGGCAGACCAGGTTTAGGCAGACCAGGTTTAGGGTTAGACCCTGGGGCTCTGGCAGACCTGTTTTAGGCAGACCTGGTTTAGGCAGACCAGGCTTAGGCAGACCAGGCTTAGGCAGACCTGGTTTAGGCAGACCTGGTTTAGGCAGACCAGGTTTAGGCAGACCAGGTTCGAAACCTTTAGCGTTTACAGCGAGTGAACCATTCTTTTTAGTTGTGGTCATTTGTGAAGGCAATGAGTTATCCTGGAATGTGTGATATAGAcaacagggttagggttagggttttttagtttttttagttGTGGTCATCTTGTGAAGGCAATGAGTTATCCTGGAATGTGTGATATAGACAACAGGGTTAGGTGCGTGGTACTCATTTTCTGTCTTCCATTATCTAGATGTTATAACTAAAATGTAGTCagaagtgtggacacctgacatccaacatctcatccaaaattatgggcatttcAGGGCTCtaatattttttccaaggagcacacaTGCTCCGAAGCTGAAAGATTTAGAAGTGCAAAAATGCATCCTAATTAGTAGTTGTGCTCCCAAATTATTTTGCTActtagcacacatcaattttcaggagcaaatgctcctaaaatgggagcccTGCATTTATGGAGTTGGACCAccctttgttgctataacagcctccactctcctgggaaggctttatattagatgttAGAGAattactgcagggatttgcttccattcagccagaactGCATTATTGAGGCCTGACATTGAGTGGAtgaattaggcctggctcacagttggctttcctaTTGCTCCCAAAGGTGtaggatggggttgaggtcagtgctctgtgcaggccggtcaagttcttccacaccgttctcaatAAGAcaatttctgtatggacctcactgtgtgcccgggggcactgtcttgctgaaacaggaaagggcctttcccaaactgttgtggaagcacagaatcgtctagaatgtgattgtatgcttttgcattaataatatttgccttcactggaactaaggggctaAGCCCAAAccctgaaaaacagccccagaccaaggggtgtccagatacttttggtcctATTGTGTAGTTAGTAGGTAAACTGAGCACTAGGAACAacttagtcaggaaaatggcgagtgttgttaggctgaatggcctgttctcgttgTCATGGTGTGTTTTTCCCATGGCGCGCAGGTTTTTCCCTAACCCTGTTCTCGTTGTCATGGCGTGTTTGTTTTCCGTGTGGCAGAAGCTTCTGGAACGCACGCGGGCGCGCAGGGAGAACCTACAGAAGAAGATGGCCGACCGACCGACGCCGGCCAGCCGGCAGATGGCCAAGCGAGCGCGCGAGCCGCTGGGGGAGACCAACGGGCTGAGCGAGATGGCGGCCGCCGGTGGTGagcccttcctcttcctcactgtgtCCAGGGGGAGGCGCTGTGCTTCCCGCCAAAGCACCGCCACGGCGTTTCGTCTTCAGCGCGAGGTTCCGCTCAACCGGCGGTTCCTCACCTGGGGCGTGTGGTCGCACTGTGtgtcctggtttttgttccatctgTAATTGTACCCTCCCTCATATAACAACTGATAATTAGTCTTGATTGGTCGTCCCTCTGTCCCcacccacagccccgcccaccaccaaGCCATCCCCGTCCAAGCGCAGGTGCTCGTCTGAAAACGAGCACCCGGTCGCCGGTGCAGAGAACCGAGAGCCGGTGGTTGCCATGCCAATCGAGCCCCTAACGGACAAGAAGCCCCCACTGGGGCCCGTGACTCTTCGCCCCGTCtcctcactggagagagaggatgttGTCTCCGCCTCCTCACAGGCGCGACACACCGTTCGCTTTGCCCCCTCAGTGGAGAAGGAGGCTGttggccccaccccctcagtgGAGAAGGAGGCTGttggccccaccccctcagtggagagagaggctattggccccgccccctcaatggagagagaggctgttcgccccgcccactcagtggagagagaggtgatTCGTCCTGCCCCTGAGATGGACCAAAGCAGAGAtgctggccccgccccgtccGGCATGAAGTCCCGTCTGCAGAGACTGgctgcacagagacagcactggGACAATGACGGTacaacagcacagtctcacacagcactgagtgTACAACAGGGCAgtctcacacagcactgagattGCAACggcacagtctcacacagcactgagtacaacagcacagtctcacGCAGCACTGAGTGTACAACAGGGCAgtctcacacagcactgagtacaacagcacagtctcacGCAGCACTGAGTGTACAACAGGGCAgtctcacacagcactgagtacaacagcacagtctcacacagcactgagtgTACAACAGGGCAgtctcacacagcactgagtacaacagcacagtctcacacagcactgagtgTACAACAGGGCAgtctcacacagcactgagagtgCAACAGGGCAgtctcacacagcactgagtgcaacagcacagtctcacGCAGCACTGAGTGCAACAGCACAGTCTCGCACAGCACTGAGAGTGCAACAGGGCAGTCTCGCACAGCGCTAAGGGTGCAACAGGGCAGTCTCGCACAGCACTGGGACACTGAGTGTACAACAGGGCAgtctcacacagcactgagtaCAACAGGGCAgtctcacacagcactgagtgcaacagcacagtctcacagcactgagagtgcAACTGCACAGtctcaaacagcactgtgtacaACAGCACAGTCTCAAACAGCACTGTTTACAACGGGGCAgtctcacacagcactgagtgcaacagcacagtctcacagcaTTGAGAGTGCAACTGCACAGtctcaaacagcactgtgtacaACAGCACAGTCTTACACAGCACTGAGTGTACAACAGGGCAGTCTCACATAGCACTGAGGGtgcaacagcacagtctcacCCAGCACTGAGTacaacagcacagtctcacaacACTGAGTGTAAAACAGGGCAgtctcacacagcactgagtgTGCAACAGGGCAgtctcacacagcactgagacactgagggtacaacagcacagtctcacacaacACTGAGTacaacagcacagtctcacagcaCCTAGTGTACAACGGCGCAGTCTCACACATCACTGAGactgcaacagcacagtctcacacagcacagagtgcaACAGTACAGTCTCACAGCACCGAATGTACAACGGCACAGTCTCACACATCACTGAGactgcaacagcacagtctTACACAGCACTGAGTACAACAGCATAGTCTCGCACAGCACTGAGTGTGCAACAGGGCAgtctcacacagcactgagacactgagggtacaacagcacagtctcacacaacACTGAGTacaacagcacagtctcacagcaCCTAGTGTACAACGGCGCAGTCTCACACATCACTGAGACTGCAACAGTACAgtctcacacagcacagagtgcaACAGTACAGTCTCACAGCACCGAATGTACAACGGCACAGTCTCACACATCACTGAGactgcaacagcacagtctTACACAGCACTGAGTACAACAGCATAGTCTCGCACAGCACTGAGAGTGCAACAGCACAGTCTTACACACCACTGAGTACAACAGCATAGTCTCGCACAGCACTGAGAGTGCAACAGGGCAGTTTCgcacagcactgagactgcaacagcacagtctTACACAGCACTGAGTACAACAGCATAGTCTCGCACAGCGCTGAGTACAACAGCATAGTCTCGCACAGCACTGAGTACAACAGCATAGTCTCGCACAGCACTGAGAGTGCAACAGGGCAGTCTCGCACAGCACAGAGTGCAACAGGGCAGTCTCGCACAGCACAGAGTGCAACAGGGCAGTCTCGCACAGCACAGAGTGCAACAGGGCAGTCTCGCACAGCGCTGAGAGTGCAACAGGGCAGTCTCGCACAGCACTGGGACACTGAGGGTACAACAGGGCAGTCTTATTCTCATGATGCTGATAGTACAGCTGGAAAGTCGCACACATTTTGACCCTAATGGTACAGCAGGACGGGGGTACAGCAGGACAGTCTCAAGGATCGTGCCAGTCATATGAATTCGGTCCAATTGATTGTTCTTGTCTTTGGTTCATGAATGTGAATATCTAAGTAAAGATGtttcttgccccccccccccagctccctctGATGTTGTGGACAGCACCCATGTCCTGCTCTCCCCAatgaagacacacagacaggaagcaatCGCAGCTGCCTCTGTCGACCTCGCCCCCGTCTCCACGGAGACGCCTGTGGGGAGGCGCGGCCGGCTGGCCAACCTCGCGGCCGTGATTGGCTCCTGGGAGGACGACCTCGCCCCTCCGGGCCGAGACAATGCACAAGCACAGCCTGGTACCGCCTGTGTCCCTGCTCCGGGCCCCGCTTCGGGCCCCGCTCCGGCCCCCGCCGCCACCAAACCCAGCTCTGCGCCCCGGCCCACGCACGCCAGCCAGTCCGCCCCGGCTCCGCACCAGGTGGGCCTGACGAGCACCGCCGCCAAAAACTGCTGCTTTACCCAGCGCTGCTGCTGTCTGCcctgggagagtgtgtgtgtccgtgtgtccgtgtgtccgtgtgtgtgtgtgtccgtgtgtgtgtgtgtccgtgtgtccgtgtgtccgcgtgtccgtgtgtccgtccgtgcgtgtgtgtgtgtgcgtgtccgcgTGTCCGTGCGTGtccgcgcgcgtgtgtgtgtccgcgcgcgtgtgtgtgtccgcgcgtGTGTCCGCGCGTGTGTGTTATGCACGTTTTGGTGTCATTTTGAGTATTTGGATTAGATTTTGTGCGCGCTGTAGATTGAAGCTTTCCagacgtttctttttttcttctgtggtgGTGTTCAGTTTGCCTGGGTGGGTATGAGCCATGTGGGGTGTGCCTAATTTTTGTGGGTCTTCCTCTGTGCGGTTCGCAGGCACCCCAGTCTCCCCTGAAGTCAGCCAGGGCGGGCCTACCTGAGCCCCGGTGTGTCCCCCAGGTGGGGGCGGGCGTGTCCTCTAGCCCCCAGAAGATCTTCCTGTCTGGTGGCCCTGctgcactgcattctgggagggCCCTCACTGGCAGTCCCCAGAAGGCGGGTCCCTCACCTGTGTCTGCGTCTCAGACTCCCCCAAAAAGCCAGTGGCCCGCCCGGGACAGGCCCAGCCCCGCCAAGCCTCAGCTCTCCACCAAGCCCATCGCCACAGCGACAGCCACACCTCTGCTAAAAGGAGGAGCGGGAACCACAGGTGAGTCGCTGTTCCACCTGGGGCGCGTTCCGCCCCGACAAAACGTAGCAAAGCATTTATTTGAACACCCTGTTGTGTTATGCAAGCATTGCAAGAAGGCCATTCTTTGCTTTCTTTTCGAAGAATTTTTGGAGCTTGATGAAATCGGTTTAAATACGTGTTTAATACTATAAAATACTTACGACAAACATGTCGTCTAATGTCTTCAAATGTTGCATACACCCAGCTGCAGCGGACGCATTTCTAAAGGACTTCAGTTGGATCCATTGTGCTCACTGCCTTTTTAATACAGCGGGGTTTATATACACGTCGCTGCTGATTGGGTAACACCTCTGACACGCCCACCAAACGAGAGAAAACGTACCTCAAAGCCCGTTGCACACCCTTTCACACCGTTACGAGGAAACATGTCGTTCAACCCGAAAACCGTAGCAAAATGGTGCACACCGTTTTCAGACTGAACGTGCCCCTGTTCTCAGTGTGCAGCATTGGTGGATATATCAGCACACGGCAGTCTTATTGGATGACGAGCAAGGAAAATGCCATCCTATTGGTTGACAAGGGAAGGGTAGGGTAGTACTATTGGTACAGAAAAGACGGCGAAGTagattatcatcatcatcatcgatATGAAGCTCTTTGCAAACATGTTTCGTGTTGGGGACAGTCGATTGGTCCCagaagcagtgcattgtgggaaatgtccCTCATGCTGTGACCCTGTTCTCTGCAGGGGTGAAGTCCTTCCTGGAGCGTTTTGGCGAGAGGTGCCAGGAGCGCTCCACCAAAAACTCCCCGTCCGCCCCCTGCGACGGCTCGACCTCTGTGACCTCTGTGACCCCCGGGACGCGGCTGGCGCAGGAACGGCTGCGCAACGCCCAGGTTGTCACAGCAACTGCCGACCTGGCCCTCAAGCAGAAACTGGTACGCTTCACAGGCTCTTCTAGCGAGAAGGGTGGCTTTGAAAATGCTCTGCATGTGCGCTCAAAATCTTACGCTGTCCTGTGTTTCAGGAGAGGGAGAACGAGCTCGCCCAAATCCGCAACCGGTTCCAGAAGGCCAACGTGTGGAAGAACAGCGACCGAGACGCCGGGG
This region of Anguilla rostrata isolate EN2019 chromosome 8, ASM1855537v3, whole genome shotgun sequence genomic DNA includes:
- the LOC135262280 gene encoding putative tyrosine carboxypeptidase MATCAP2; this encodes MERPLRQVFAVKEEPGSCALLDFLAAETGCHNRPLLNKQVGGRDEEEEELEGEIKCRVAAMNPTCTSQRKLRAATQSLLSSASCGSAHTLRHSGNDLTVTGISLATRFSALCVDLPLLGEGGVESEVEAGFRKPCVFATVKPCNLEQEKAKFFLSDFTYNPHFEYSHPVSSAMLERYNTASNRFLTQAVRILEQALRRYSSYEKFELATGGSLLPKNRIKSYVKKYMEKEGCVGEVVVHLSEDLLSRASMTVMSTRSILTINVSTAREFWLEGLLRHEIGTHYFRGMNNGQQPWANASARHALNLRPPNPTEEGLASLHSVLHRKDPTLWRAALLYYTVHQASQLAFADLFQDLQRFVSDPNTRWDYCIRAKRGQAYTGQPGCFSKDQVYLDGVMKLLRYRETIDFQLLMSLGKVSYEDVERLRDLAVLAHTRLPHFLRDRDRYARHLRRIMEVNQLSDGELQALI